The nucleotide sequence CTAAAAGCCTGCCTAAACGGCAGATTCATCTTCATGACGTTTGAGGAGTACCTTCTATTGAAGAAAATTGACGCAGAGCAGTTTCTGGCTGCCGAACCGGCGCGTTATGAGGAGTGGAAAGCCGAGTTTTCCCAAATGCATCCGGAAAGTTTCACCGTTCAAAAAAAATTTCTCCTGAACGATACCCGGAGAAAGTATCTTGTTTCCTGATAATGTGTCCAACGGTCTGAAGGACAGGCTGTTTTCGTATCATTTACTATACTGTTATAACTATGAGCATTACGTTAGGAGAACTACGGGGAATTACTGACCCGGTTCTGAAAGCGCTGAAAGGGCATGGATTAAATGACAGTGAAGCTTTGCTGGAAGCCGCCAGGACCCCCCAGAACCGAAAAGCGCTGGCCGATGCCACCGGTGTATCAACACAGGTGATTCTGGAACTCGCAAACCGCGCCGATCTGGCCCGAATTAAAGGCATTGGTCGGGTTTATAGTGATTTAATGGAAGAAGCAGGCGTGGATACAGTAAAGGAGCTGGCTCAACGGTCGGCCACAAATCTGCACGCAAAGCTGATTGAGATCAACAGCGTCCGGCAGTTTACCCAACGTCCGCCGTCCGTAGAACAGATTACTGATTTTGTGGAGCAGGCAAAGGCCCTGCCGGGTGCATTGGAGTATTGATGCGAAAGCCGGCTGAATTATCCTGACCGCTGTTCTGGGTTAAATCAGCCGGCTTTTCAGCTGTATGCTCCGTTAGCCTTACGTTCATAAGTTGCCAATACCATTCTGCACAGGTTACAATACCGCCATTTCAATAACTATCATCTGCTCTGTTGACAATCGCTGGCCGTTTCCGGTATCCAGCGTGTTTGTATGCGTCTATACTTGAGCCAACTTTAGATAAATTGTATGATAATGAAATAAAATTCTAAGTTTTTTATATAAGCCAAAATTAAATTTTGATTAATAAGGCAGGTCCTTATTTTTGGGCGATCATGTCGGTGATTTATAATCGAATTATCTAAATAATTTAATGACTAAAAACAAAAAGCGAAATGCTTTTAT is from Spirosoma taeanense and encodes:
- a CDS encoding DUF4332 domain-containing protein gives rise to the protein MSITLGELRGITDPVLKALKGHGLNDSEALLEAARTPQNRKALADATGVSTQVILELANRADLARIKGIGRVYSDLMEEAGVDTVKELAQRSATNLHAKLIEINSVRQFTQRPPSVEQITDFVEQAKALPGALEY